One stretch of Amycolatopsis tolypomycina DNA includes these proteins:
- a CDS encoding class I SAM-dependent methyltransferase, with the protein MNRDVRTVDDLLRLLDGLFDDRAAPDWWDRFYADRGRPVPFFADLPDESLDTWLRNGPLHGGRALELGCGPGRNALRLAAAGYEVDAVDLSPAAIAWARASGQDPPSQGVRPRSSVSGPSDEKLPEAAVRLH; encoded by the coding sequence GTGAACCGGGACGTCCGCACCGTCGACGACCTGCTGCGGCTGCTCGACGGCCTGTTCGACGACCGCGCCGCCCCGGACTGGTGGGACCGCTTCTACGCCGACCGCGGCCGGCCCGTCCCGTTCTTCGCCGACCTCCCCGACGAGAGCCTCGACACCTGGCTCCGCAACGGCCCCCTCCACGGCGGCCGCGCCCTGGAGCTCGGCTGCGGGCCGGGCCGCAACGCGCTCCGCCTCGCCGCCGCAGGGTACGAAGTGGACGCCGTCGACCTCTCGCCGGCCGCGATCGCCTGGGCTCGGGCATCTGGCCAGGACCCGCCCTCCCAGGGGGTCCGTCCCCGCTCCAGCGTATCGGGCCCATCCGACGAGAAGTTGCCCGAAGCCGCCGTTCGACTCCACTAG
- a CDS encoding cellulose binding domain-containing protein has translation MTARRLRWAAWPVTAVLAAAVASLPSTAGAATAPTATVTVNARAGLATMPDTGIGINHAVWDSQLGTDEVADLFGAAGVRTMRYPGGSYGDIYHWKDNTAPGGYVAPNTDFDTFMGGVRRAGAQPIIIANYGTGTPEEAADWVRYANVTKGYGVKYWEIGNELYGNGHYGANWEADNHADKSPTAYANGVVAYADAMKAVDPGVKIGAVLTTPANWPDAIVGAGDTASWNQTVLSIAGPHIDFVILHWYPTGATAAEAIAKPEQIDDMIYQTREQITRYAGANSGRIGISMTETNTPVGMNTQPGALFAAETYSSLLENGVFTIDWWDTHNGPTKLSTVAGYPDYGDGGLLSSGTCLEGGACEPPLNTPFAPYYGLKMLSKFARPGDQFVRAGADDPLVDAHAVRRPNGDLAVLLLNKDPDQARAVTLDYAGYTPAAGAPQVFTFTNGARDLAESATGTSTSQTLPPYSLTTLVLHPAIAASGAPGTPGQPSGTATDRTATISWPAAAPGAHPIAKYEVYRQVGAVSEQWGATTGTSLDVANLVPGSRYTINVLARDTAGNVSAASPPLTFTTGAPATSSCTVRMTDVTDWASGFVGGIRVTATGVVGNWTLTFAWPTARQRLTGGWNGTWAQNGTTVTVSSSAPTATGVDVGFTADYSGPNILPTAFTLNGVLCALG, from the coding sequence ATGACAGCTCGACGTCTGCGCTGGGCAGCGTGGCCGGTGACCGCCGTGCTCGCCGCGGCGGTGGCAAGCTTGCCCAGTACCGCCGGGGCGGCGACCGCGCCCACGGCGACGGTCACCGTCAACGCCCGAGCCGGGCTGGCGACCATGCCGGACACCGGGATCGGCATCAACCACGCGGTCTGGGACAGCCAGCTGGGGACCGACGAGGTGGCCGACCTGTTCGGTGCCGCCGGCGTCCGCACGATGCGTTACCCCGGTGGTTCCTACGGCGACATCTACCACTGGAAGGACAACACCGCGCCGGGCGGGTACGTGGCGCCGAACACCGATTTCGACACCTTCATGGGCGGGGTCCGAAGAGCCGGGGCACAGCCGATCATCATCGCCAACTACGGCACCGGCACGCCGGAGGAAGCCGCGGACTGGGTGCGGTACGCCAACGTCACCAAGGGCTACGGCGTCAAGTACTGGGAGATCGGCAACGAGCTGTACGGGAACGGCCACTACGGGGCGAACTGGGAAGCCGACAACCACGCCGACAAGAGCCCGACGGCCTACGCCAACGGAGTCGTGGCCTACGCCGACGCGATGAAGGCCGTCGATCCGGGCGTCAAGATCGGCGCCGTGCTGACCACCCCGGCGAACTGGCCGGACGCCATCGTCGGCGCCGGTGACACCGCGAGCTGGAACCAGACCGTGCTCTCGATCGCGGGCCCGCACATCGACTTCGTCATCCTGCACTGGTACCCCACCGGGGCGACCGCGGCGGAAGCCATCGCCAAGCCGGAGCAGATCGACGACATGATCTACCAGACGCGCGAGCAGATCACCCGGTACGCGGGCGCGAACTCCGGGCGCATCGGCATCTCGATGACCGAAACGAACACCCCGGTGGGCATGAACACCCAGCCCGGCGCCCTGTTCGCCGCCGAGACCTACAGCTCCCTGCTGGAAAACGGCGTGTTCACCATCGACTGGTGGGACACGCACAACGGGCCGACGAAACTGTCCACTGTGGCCGGATACCCGGACTACGGTGACGGCGGCCTGCTCTCCAGCGGCACGTGCCTGGAGGGCGGCGCCTGCGAGCCGCCGCTCAACACGCCGTTCGCGCCCTACTACGGCCTGAAGATGCTGAGCAAGTTCGCGCGGCCCGGCGACCAGTTCGTCCGCGCCGGGGCGGACGACCCGCTCGTCGACGCGCACGCCGTCCGCCGGCCGAACGGCGACCTCGCCGTGCTGCTGCTCAACAAGGACCCCGACCAGGCCAGGGCGGTGACGCTGGACTACGCGGGCTACACGCCCGCGGCCGGCGCGCCGCAGGTGTTCACGTTCACCAACGGTGCCAGGGATCTTGCGGAGTCGGCGACCGGGACGAGCACGTCCCAGACGCTGCCGCCGTACTCGCTCACCACCCTTGTGTTGCACCCCGCGATCGCCGCGTCCGGCGCACCGGGAACACCCGGGCAGCCGTCCGGGACGGCGACCGACCGGACCGCGACGATCAGCTGGCCCGCGGCCGCGCCCGGCGCCCACCCGATCGCGAAGTACGAGGTCTACCGGCAGGTGGGCGCGGTGAGCGAGCAGTGGGGTGCGACGACCGGCACGTCACTCGACGTCGCAAACCTCGTGCCCGGCAGCCGCTACACGATCAACGTCCTGGCCCGCGACACGGCCGGCAACGTGTCGGCGGCCTCCCCACCGCTGACGTTCACCACCGGCGCACCGGCGACGAGCAGCTGCACGGTCCGGATGACCGACGTCACCGACTGGGCAAGCGGCTTCGTCGGCGGGATCAGGGTGACCGCGACCGGGGTGGTGGGCAACTGGACACTGACGTTCGCCTGGCCGACAGCGCGGCAGCGCCTCACCGGCGGCTGGAACGGCACGTGGGCGCAGAACGGGACAACGGTGACGGTGTCGTCCTCAGCCCCGACGGCAACGGGGGTCGATGTCGGGTTCACCGCAGACTACAGTGGACCGAACATCCTGCCGACGGCGTTCACCCTCAACGGAGTCCTCTGCGCACTGGGCTGA
- a CDS encoding HNH endonuclease signature motif containing protein, with the protein MTGNAAHSSSEAVAFADRIGELLTTIRSAEAELGALLVDIEQRGVMELFGYRSVARLLEHLGDEPKPTVERLVKRARLVNPGRNLDGSPIPALAPATGAAARAGRLSNPMIDVITDVLTQVPPEHRLSAEANLLTFAEEAGHKQVAALGARILAHLVPDGPAPDDTEPVAPTRELFLRRKRTGVWELSGRFDDETGKRASALLDALAERRTGDDGPDFRTTPQRYGDAFSDAVDLALNSPDLPMQAGERAHVMVAVSLEDLKSGVGKATLGDTGTMTAAEARVHACDAMVIPALLGEKSEPLNLGRLRRLISAGLRRALFLRDRGCAFPGCHRPPRHCQGHHIRHVRHEARVYPIGGARPPTLDRHSGSVKLRAA; encoded by the coding sequence ATGACCGGCAACGCGGCTCACTCCTCCTCCGAGGCGGTGGCATTCGCCGACCGCATCGGTGAGCTGCTCACGACCATACGCTCCGCCGAGGCCGAGCTTGGTGCGCTGCTGGTGGACATCGAGCAGCGTGGGGTGATGGAGCTGTTCGGATACCGTTCTGTGGCACGGCTTCTGGAGCACCTCGGCGACGAGCCGAAGCCGACCGTGGAACGTCTGGTGAAGCGTGCCCGCTTGGTGAATCCCGGCCGCAACCTCGATGGCAGCCCGATTCCCGCCCTGGCACCCGCGACCGGTGCTGCTGCCCGGGCTGGGCGGCTGAGCAACCCGATGATCGACGTGATCACCGATGTCCTGACCCAGGTTCCGCCCGAACATCGGTTGAGTGCCGAGGCCAACCTGCTCACTTTCGCCGAGGAGGCCGGGCACAAGCAAGTTGCCGCTCTCGGTGCCCGCATCCTCGCCCACCTCGTCCCCGACGGCCCCGCCCCCGACGACACCGAGCCGGTGGCGCCGACGCGGGAGTTGTTCCTGCGCCGGAAAAGAACCGGGGTATGGGAGCTGAGCGGCCGGTTCGACGACGAGACCGGTAAGCGGGCCAGTGCGTTGCTGGATGCGTTGGCCGAGCGCCGCACCGGCGACGACGGCCCCGACTTCCGCACCACCCCGCAGCGCTACGGGGATGCTTTCTCCGACGCCGTGGATCTCGCCCTCAACTCCCCGGACCTGCCGATGCAGGCTGGGGAACGGGCCCACGTGATGGTCGCGGTGTCGTTGGAGGACTTGAAGTCCGGCGTCGGGAAGGCCACGCTCGGCGACACCGGGACGATGACTGCTGCTGAGGCCCGGGTGCATGCCTGCGATGCCATGGTCATCCCTGCGCTCCTGGGTGAGAAGAGCGAACCCCTCAACCTCGGCCGCCTCCGCCGGTTGATCTCTGCTGGGCTGCGCCGGGCCCTCTTCCTCCGCGACCGAGGCTGCGCCTTCCCCGGATGCCACCGGCCACCCCGGCATTGCCAAGGTCACCACATCCGCCACGTGCGCCATGAGGCGCGTGTTTATCCGATCGGAGGTGCAAGACCTCCGACGCTGGATCGTCACAGCGGTTCGGTGAAGCTGAGGGCAGCCTGA
- the ltrA gene encoding group II intron reverse transcriptase/maturase translates to MPEEASPVNIGDLLLVPFTAGQRVLGMQTKLHRWAAADPGRRFDDLYNLVADPAFLVTAWERVSGNTGARSAGVDRRTVRSITESKLGVVGLLEEIRADLKARAFRPLPVRERHIPRTGGKTRRLGIPTVTDRVVQASLKLVLEPIFEAGFRDSSYGFRPRRRAQDAVEEIRHYAQQGYEWVFEGDIAACFDEIDHTALLGLVRKRIKDKRILELIKAFLRAGILSEDGADRDTHSGTPQGGILSPLLANITLSELDDYFHQIWENHRNSWTRARHRQRGGATFRLTRYADDFVVLVNGTRDHAEKLWDEIGAILDRIGLRLAPQKTQIVHIDEGFDFLGFRIQRHTQYGSDRKLIYTYPSKKSMTSIKRKVKAATKRITHQDADRLFRQLGTMTRGWAQYFRHSSSSKAYHHLQHYLWWRVWEWLKNKHPRTSRRWIIRRYYNRWWPEYNSVALWQPATMTIQRYRYRGHRIPTPWDKPGVSPA, encoded by the coding sequence ATGCCAGAAGAAGCCTCACCGGTGAACATCGGTGATCTGCTGTTGGTGCCGTTCACCGCAGGGCAGCGGGTACTGGGAATGCAAACGAAGCTGCACCGTTGGGCGGCGGCCGATCCCGGCCGCCGGTTTGATGATCTCTATAACCTCGTGGCCGACCCCGCATTCCTCGTCACGGCGTGGGAACGGGTGTCGGGGAACACCGGAGCACGCAGCGCGGGTGTCGATCGGCGGACTGTCCGCTCGATCACCGAATCGAAGCTGGGTGTTGTCGGGTTGTTGGAGGAAATCCGGGCTGATCTGAAGGCTCGGGCGTTCCGTCCGCTCCCGGTCCGGGAACGGCACATTCCCAGAACCGGCGGGAAGACGCGCCGGCTGGGGATACCGACCGTGACCGATCGGGTCGTTCAAGCCTCGCTGAAGCTGGTCCTGGAACCGATCTTCGAGGCCGGGTTCCGGGACTCTAGTTATGGTTTCCGGCCCAGGCGCCGGGCCCAGGACGCCGTCGAGGAGATCCGCCACTATGCCCAGCAGGGCTATGAGTGGGTCTTCGAGGGCGACATCGCCGCCTGTTTCGACGAGATCGACCACACCGCCCTGCTCGGGCTGGTGCGGAAACGGATCAAGGACAAGCGGATCCTGGAGCTGATCAAGGCGTTCCTGCGCGCGGGAATCCTCAGCGAGGACGGCGCCGACCGGGACACCCATTCCGGAACCCCTCAGGGCGGCATTCTGTCGCCGCTGCTGGCCAACATCACTCTCTCCGAACTGGACGACTATTTCCACCAGATCTGGGAGAACCACAGGAACTCCTGGACCCGGGCGCGCCATCGCCAACGCGGCGGCGCAACATTCCGGCTGACCCGTTATGCCGACGACTTCGTCGTCCTGGTCAACGGAACCCGAGACCACGCGGAGAAACTATGGGATGAGATCGGTGCGATCCTGGACCGGATCGGGCTTCGGCTCGCCCCGCAAAAGACACAGATCGTGCACATCGACGAGGGATTCGACTTCCTGGGATTCCGCATCCAGCGGCACACTCAATACGGAAGCGACCGGAAACTGATCTACACCTATCCGTCGAAGAAGTCGATGACTTCAATCAAACGGAAGGTGAAGGCAGCGACCAAGCGGATCACCCATCAGGACGCGGACCGACTGTTCCGGCAACTCGGGACGATGACCCGCGGATGGGCCCAGTACTTCCGGCACAGTTCCTCCAGCAAGGCCTACCACCATCTCCAGCACTACCTGTGGTGGCGGGTCTGGGAATGGCTGAAGAACAAACACCCCCGCACTAGCAGACGGTGGATCATCCGCCGCTACTACAACCGGTGGTGGCCGGAATACAACAGTGTCGCACTCTGGCAACCCGCCACGATGACCATTCAGCGTTATCGCTACCGGGGCCACCGGATACCGACACCATGGGACAAACCAGGCGTCTCGCCTGCCTGA